One Chloroflexota bacterium DNA segment encodes these proteins:
- a CDS encoding DUF1003 domain-containing protein produces MANQTPQHDHSHQLSALATRERELIKHLIEHPTISKNTNHQFEADQTFGERLADRVAAFGGSWPFLIGFSSALLGWMLLNGLFLVKPFDPYPFILLNLVLSSVAALQAPIIMMSQSRQAAKDRLDASHDYEINLKAELEIQRLHNKIDELREAQWHELVQLQQEQIRLLNQILSQRPE; encoded by the coding sequence ATGGCTAACCAAACGCCGCAGCACGATCATTCACATCAATTAAGTGCTTTAGCCACCCGCGAACGCGAATTGATCAAACATTTAATCGAGCACCCCACAATTAGCAAAAATACCAATCATCAATTTGAGGCCGACCAAACCTTTGGTGAGCGTTTGGCCGATCGAGTAGCGGCGTTTGGTGGTTCTTGGCCCTTCTTGATCGGCTTTTCCAGCGCTTTGCTCGGTTGGATGCTACTGAATGGGCTATTCTTGGTCAAACCGTTCGATCCCTATCCCTTTATTTTGTTAAATTTGGTGCTATCGAGCGTTGCAGCTTTGCAAGCGCCAATTATCATGATGTCGCAAAGTCGGCAGGCCGCCAAAGATCGGCTTGATGCCAGCCACGATTATGAGATTAATCTCAAGGCCGAGCTGGAAATTCAGCGGCTACATAATAAAATTGACGAGCTACGCGAAGCTCAATGGCACGAGCTAGTACAGCTGCAACAAGAGCAAATTCGCTTGCTCAACCAAATTTTAAGCCAACGCCCCGAATAA
- a CDS encoding polyprenyl synthetase family protein, with protein sequence MSGSTIQFPQKFQGIFKRSQASFAPHLQVARQLLNSLNIPAPLQHVWDYVVVDNPQPSFILLPLLYLSLAEQLGGITPAHQRALPVIMLTMEAVAVMDDTVDIASQRSERATVPARFGVTQATPIATSLTATIAELAVEIDPRLVQPTMNFLRELGALQIWEVEHSYPEQAEWDEWMQQRYRQGQIATEFALNLALMYHRQAPFPATPAYFFAQIMQDVDDVVGLLEQRVQFGEGCDLQRGRVIAPLADACDNNIQLASLISQLWRKKQALLAESNQTTFQQLNQHVLEAGLATTLDRLTQIAIACEEQTPPELQAWMHDVICTFMARLSGVGLAQAQTA encoded by the coding sequence ATGTCAGGTAGCACGATTCAGTTTCCACAAAAATTTCAAGGTATTTTCAAGCGTTCTCAAGCCAGCTTCGCCCCCCATCTCCAAGTCGCCCGCCAGTTACTCAATAGTCTGAACATCCCAGCGCCGTTGCAACATGTCTGGGATTATGTGGTCGTGGACAATCCACAGCCATCGTTCATTCTATTGCCATTGCTCTATTTGAGTTTGGCTGAGCAATTGGGCGGGATTACACCAGCCCATCAACGGGCGCTGCCAGTAATTATGTTAACCATGGAAGCGGTTGCAGTGATGGATGATACGGTTGATATTGCCAGCCAACGCTCGGAGCGAGCAACCGTGCCTGCCCGCTTCGGCGTAACCCAAGCCACGCCAATCGCCACCAGTCTCACCGCAACCATCGCCGAATTGGCGGTCGAAATTGACCCACGTTTGGTTCAGCCAACCATGAATTTTCTGCGCGAATTAGGCGCGTTGCAAATTTGGGAAGTCGAACATAGTTATCCTGAGCAGGCTGAATGGGACGAATGGATGCAGCAACGCTATCGCCAAGGCCAAATTGCCACCGAATTTGCCCTCAATTTGGCCCTGATGTACCACCGCCAAGCGCCATTTCCGGCCACGCCTGCCTATTTCTTTGCCCAAATAATGCAAGATGTTGATGATGTGGTGGGCCTTTTAGAGCAACGAGTGCAATTCGGCGAGGGCTGTGATCTTCAGCGCGGTCGGGTTATTGCCCCGCTCGCTGATGCGTGTGATAATAATATTCAGCTAGCTAGCTTAATCAGCCAGCTTTGGCGTAAAAAACAAGCCTTGTTGGCCGAATCCAATCAAACAACCTTCCAACAACTCAACCAACATGTGCTCGAAGCCGGATTAGCCACAACCCTTGATCGCTTGACCCAGATTGCCATAGCCTGCGAAGAACAAACGCCTCCAGAACTCCAAGCTTGGATGCACGATGTGATTTGCACTTTTATGGCTCGCCTCAGCGGCGTTGGCCTAGCGCAAGCCCAAACAGCCTAG
- a CDS encoding response regulator transcription factor — MQLTNQPYVVIVDDQPAAALGLQAAIADQRLSLLRNLSYGCDRVSSVGDLERQLDLYPAQSIRLMVVDYAMVGRTPLHIIYRLRTNRTLHPALHPEALLIGWSAYEDVDSLFRSVGFDGFISKHLAQNEVAQAIEWIYQQRLHGAGWTCVGLPVPWATNQLIA, encoded by the coding sequence ATGCAGCTTACAAATCAACCATATGTGGTAATTGTTGATGATCAACCAGCCGCTGCCTTAGGCCTCCAAGCAGCGATCGCCGATCAACGTTTGAGTTTGTTGCGTAATTTAAGTTATGGCTGTGATCGGGTTAGTTCGGTTGGCGATCTCGAACGTCAACTCGATTTATATCCAGCCCAAAGTATTCGTTTGATGGTGGTTGATTATGCGATGGTTGGGCGCACGCCGCTGCATATTATTTATCGCTTGCGTACCAATCGCACATTGCACCCAGCCTTGCATCCCGAGGCCTTGCTCATTGGCTGGAGTGCCTATGAAGATGTTGATAGCTTGTTTCGTTCGGTTGGCTTCGATGGCTTTATTAGCAAACATTTAGCCCAAAACGAGGTTGCCCAAGCCATCGAATGGATCTATCAGCAGCGCTTGCATGGCGCAGGCTGGACATGTGTGGGCTTGCCTGTACCCTGGGCTACCAATCAGCTCATTGCCTAA
- a CDS encoding GNAT family N-acetyltransferase, which produces MSSENPIYPVVTGQQIYFATLRHEHVPLYVRWFSDLGMTANLGAIGFAATLEDEEAWYQQASRQNAERITFAIHIKETDQPIGNISLFEINHRRQSAALGILIGEASQRSKGYGTEAVRLMAEYGFFFLNLHNIKLWYYGYNARAGRAYERAGFREAGRVRGAIPLGNQRYDEILMDIVRDDVDLQAMSMLVPGANHD; this is translated from the coding sequence ATGAGCAGTGAAAATCCAATTTATCCAGTGGTAACGGGCCAGCAAATTTATTTTGCGACCTTACGCCATGAGCATGTTCCGTTGTATGTACGTTGGTTTAGCGACCTTGGCATGACCGCTAATCTAGGAGCGATCGGCTTTGCTGCTACGCTTGAAGATGAAGAAGCGTGGTATCAACAAGCGTCACGTCAAAACGCCGAACGCATCACTTTTGCCATTCATATCAAAGAAACTGACCAGCCGATTGGCAACATTAGTTTGTTTGAAATCAATCATCGTCGCCAAAGTGCGGCCTTAGGCATTTTGATTGGCGAAGCGAGCCAGCGTAGCAAAGGTTATGGCACCGAAGCTGTGCGCTTGATGGCTGAATACGGCTTTTTCTTCTTGAATTTGCACAATATCAAGCTTTGGTATTACGGCTACAACGCGCGAGCTGGCCGCGCCTACGAACGCGCAGGCTTTCGCGAGGCTGGGCGAGTGCGCGGCGCAATCCCCTTGGGCAATCAGCGCTACGACGAAATTTTGATGGATATTGTGCGCGACGATGTTGATTTGCAAGCTATGAGTATGCTTGTCCCGGGAGCAAACCATGACTAA
- a CDS encoding class I fructose-bisphosphate aldolase has product MIDRIAELLGDEASSLLEHQSKTISKDLIHQPGPDFVDRVWTASDRSIPVLRNLQSLYGTGRLANTGYLSILPVDQGIEHSAGASFAPNPAYFDPENIVKLAIEGGCNAVASTFGVLGSVARKYAHKIPFVVKINHNEFLSYPNKFDQILFGTIKEAHEMGAAAVGATIYFGSAESGRQIVEVAQAFKMAHELGMATILWCYLRNNAFKNSTTDFHVSADLTGQANHLGVTIEADIIKQKLPENNGGYNAVTSKDNPYGKTDKRIYSELTSDHPIDLVRYQVANCYMGRASLINSGGASSGESDTAEAVRTAVINKRGGGAGLISGRKAFQRPMAEGAALLQAIQDVYLCEDVTIA; this is encoded by the coding sequence ATGATTGACCGTATTGCAGAATTATTAGGCGATGAAGCATCGTCACTCTTAGAACATCAATCGAAAACGATTAGCAAAGATTTGATCCATCAACCAGGTCCAGATTTTGTTGATCGGGTCTGGACTGCCTCAGATCGCAGTATTCCGGTATTGCGCAACTTGCAAAGCCTCTATGGCACAGGCCGCTTGGCCAACACTGGCTACCTCTCAATTTTGCCAGTTGACCAAGGGATCGAACACTCCGCTGGTGCTTCATTTGCCCCAAATCCTGCTTATTTCGACCCTGAAAATATTGTAAAACTCGCTATCGAAGGTGGTTGTAACGCCGTTGCTTCAACCTTTGGGGTGCTGGGTTCAGTTGCCCGTAAATATGCGCATAAAATTCCGTTTGTGGTCAAAATCAACCACAACGAATTCTTATCATATCCCAACAAGTTTGACCAAATCTTGTTTGGCACAATTAAAGAAGCCCACGAAATGGGTGCTGCCGCAGTTGGCGCAACCATCTACTTTGGTTCAGCCGAATCAGGCCGCCAAATTGTTGAAGTTGCCCAAGCCTTCAAGATGGCGCACGAGTTGGGCATGGCCACAATTTTGTGGTGCTACTTGCGCAACAACGCCTTCAAGAACAGCACTACCGATTTCCATGTTTCAGCCGACTTGACCGGCCAAGCCAACCACTTGGGCGTAACAATCGAAGCCGACATCATCAAGCAAAAACTGCCTGAAAACAATGGCGGCTACAATGCAGTTACCTCAAAAGACAACCCATATGGCAAAACCGACAAGCGCATTTATAGCGAATTGACTAGCGATCATCCAATCGACTTGGTACGCTATCAAGTTGCCAACTGCTACATGGGCCGCGCCAGCTTGATCAACTCAGGTGGTGCATCGAGCGGCGAAAGCGACACCGCCGAAGCAGTACGCACCGCCGTGATCAACAAACGTGGTGGTGGTGCAGGCTTGATTTCAGGCCGCAAAGCCTTCCAACGCCCAATGGCCGAAGGTGCTGCCTTGTTGCAAGCAATCCAAGATGTTTACCTGTGCGAAGACGTTACCATCGCCTAA
- a CDS encoding phosphoribosyltransferase: MASYDYRTRRGVDPISWQRFEELTRQLAVQIAPWGPELVLGIARGGLFPATLLSYALRRELYPIRLTRRFEDQVVRRDPSWLVKPPEKVRNRRVLIVDEMADSGQTLLVAALVVRDMGAADVKTAALYAHTWANPRPDYVGLLSDQLIMNPWDREILQDGHFVQHPEYTAAIRAQDDEQPSEQP, translated from the coding sequence ATGGCATCCTATGATTATCGCACTCGACGCGGGGTTGATCCAATTAGTTGGCAACGCTTCGAGGAACTAACCCGCCAGCTTGCCGTGCAAATTGCCCCGTGGGGACCAGAACTCGTCTTGGGGATCGCCCGTGGGGGCTTATTTCCAGCTACCTTGCTTTCGTATGCCCTGCGCCGCGAACTCTACCCAATTCGCTTAACTCGCCGTTTTGAAGATCAAGTTGTGCGGCGTGACCCATCGTGGTTGGTTAAGCCACCCGAAAAAGTGCGCAATCGGCGGGTGCTGATCGTCGATGAGATGGCTGATTCAGGCCAAACCTTGTTGGTCGCGGCGCTGGTGGTGCGCGATATGGGGGCTGCTGATGTCAAAACTGCTGCGCTCTACGCCCATACGTGGGCTAATCCACGCCCAGATTATGTAGGGTTGTTATCAGATCAACTGATTATGAACCCGTGGGATCGCGAAATTTTGCAGGATGGTCATTTTGTCCAACACCCTGAATATACGGCGGCAATTCGCGCTCAGGATGACGAACAACCATCGGAACAACCATAA